A region of Halalkaliarchaeum desulfuricum DNA encodes the following proteins:
- a CDS encoding translation initiation factor IF-2 subunit beta — translation MDYEASLDRAIDAMPELGGEEARLRIPDAEAEPDGAFTRFTNISAVADALSRDPEHLHSHVQQELGTAGQFESGRARYNGNFSGADFDEAVEGYVSRYVTCSECGLPDTRLVTENRTEMLRCEACGAFRPVAKGHVSTPNRTERETVESGKTYELEIISTGRKGDGVAERGEYTIFVSGAREGETVRAYVESVSGTLAFARKT, via the coding sequence ATGGATTACGAAGCGAGCCTGGATCGAGCGATCGATGCCATGCCGGAACTCGGTGGGGAGGAGGCGCGGCTGCGAATACCGGACGCGGAGGCGGAACCCGACGGCGCGTTCACGCGCTTTACGAACATTTCTGCGGTGGCGGATGCGCTCTCGCGCGATCCGGAACACCTCCACAGTCACGTCCAGCAGGAACTGGGAACGGCCGGTCAGTTCGAATCTGGGCGGGCACGATACAACGGGAACTTCAGCGGAGCCGACTTCGACGAGGCCGTCGAAGGGTACGTCTCCCGATACGTCACCTGCTCGGAGTGTGGCCTGCCGGACACCCGACTCGTCACCGAAAACCGGACGGAGATGCTCCGATGTGAGGCCTGCGGTGCGTTCCGCCCCGTCGCCAAAGGTCACGTGAGCACACCGAACCGGACGGAGCGGGAAACCGTCGAGTCGGGCAAGACGTACGAACTCGAGATCATAAGCACCGGTCGAAAGGGAGACGGGGTCGCCGAACGGGGCGAATACACGATCTTCGTCTCGGGCGCGCGCGAGGGCGAAACCGTCCGGGCGTACGTCGAAAGCGTGAGCGGGACGCTCGCGTTCGCACGGAAAACGTAG